The Deinococcus hopiensis KR-140 sequence GGCTGGGCTATACGGCAGAACCCAAGCGAATGGCCGTGCTGGTGAGCAAGTACGATCACTGCTTCCTGGACCTGCTGTGGCGCAAGCGCCGGGGCGAGCTGAACGCCGAGATCCCGCTGGTGATCAGCAACCACGAGGACCTGCGCCGCGACGCGGAGATGTTTGGCATTCCCTTCCACGTCGTGCCCGTGACGAAGGAGAACAAGGCCGAGGCCGAGGCCGAGCAGGTGCGCCTGATGCGGGAGGCCGGGGCCGACTTCGCCGTGCTCGCCCGCTACATGCAGATTCTGAGCGGCGACTTCCTGGCCTCGTTCGGCAGGCCCGTGATCAACATCCACCACTCGTTCCTGCCCGCCTTCGTTGGGGCCAATCCGTACCGCGCGGCCTTTAAGCGTGGCGTCAAACTCATCGGCGCGACGAGCCACTACGTCACCGAAGAGCTCGACGCCGGGCCGATCATCGCCCAGGACGTGGTGCCCGTCACCCACCGCGAAACCCCCGACACCCTGATGCGCCTGGGGCGGGACGTGGAGCGCCAGGTGCTCGCCCGCGCGGTGAAGGCCCACGTGGAGGACCGGGTGCTCGTGGAGGGGAACAAGACGGTGGTGTTCTAGCGCATTGGGGAGAAGGGCAGCCCTCACGGCGCCCTTCTCCCCAATGCGCCTTCAAGTTCGCTCTGCTCGGTTAAAAAGACGTCCTCTTTTTGACGAATGCTCTGGGCATGCTCAGCTTTCAGCGCCTGGCGGCCGGCCGCTAGTTCAGCTCCCACACCTCCCCCGGCAAGAACCCCATCAGCGTGTTCAGCCGCTCCAGCAGGGTGGGGGCCTCCAGGGCCTCCTCGCGCTGATCTGCCCCGAGGGGCAGCAGGGCAGCGGCGAAGCTGGCCAGGAGCAGGGGGTCTGTGGGGGCGTACTGGCGGATGTCGCGGGAGTCGTCCGGACGGGCGCGGAGCAGGCCCGACAGCAGGCGGCGGGCACAGTTGTCCTCGGGGAGGGTGGACGTGGCGAGAGGAGGGGACTCCAGCGGCCACAGGCTCACCTCGGCGCTAAGGTAGCTGTGACCCAGATCAAAGCTCTGCACCCGGAAACGCTCGCCGCCCACCACCTTGATGCTGCTGGTTCCGTCCTCATGGGCTTCCACTTCGCGGAGGTCTGCCAGCGTGCCCACGCGCGACACCCGCGCGTGAAAGGGC is a genomic window containing:
- a CDS encoding LON peptidase substrate-binding domain-containing protein gives rise to the protein MRVPLFPLPNVVLFPGQVLPLYVFEPRYRELLSRVQQSGEPFGIVRILASRHASPLPFHARVSRVGTLADLREVEAHEDGTSSIKVVGGERFRVQSFDLGHSYLSAEVSLWPLESPPLATSTLPEDNCARRLLSGLLRARPDDSRDIRQYAPTDPLLLASFAAALLPLGADQREEALEAPTLLERLNTLMGFLPGEVWELN
- the purU gene encoding formyltetrahydrofolate deformylase; this translates as MTASAFKPELPKLDPHNTAVLTISCPDRKGIVAAVSQFLHSHGANILHSDQHSTDPSGGTFFMRMEFHLDGLDLAREPFERAFASVVAEPFGMNWRLGYTAEPKRMAVLVSKYDHCFLDLLWRKRRGELNAEIPLVISNHEDLRRDAEMFGIPFHVVPVTKENKAEAEAEQVRLMREAGADFAVLARYMQILSGDFLASFGRPVINIHHSFLPAFVGANPYRAAFKRGVKLIGATSHYVTEELDAGPIIAQDVVPVTHRETPDTLMRLGRDVERQVLARAVKAHVEDRVLVEGNKTVVF